The Lysobacter enzymogenes DNA segment CTGACGCCCATCAACGTGGTCATGCGGGTCATGTCGCGCGAGCGCTGGGTCTGCTCGACCATCGCTTCGGCCACGTATTCCTCCTCGCGCCGCGAGTGCGCGAACAGCTTCAGCGTGGCGATATTGGTGTAGCCGTCGACGATGCGCCCCATCAGCTTGGAACGCGCGTCCGAGGCCCGCCACGAACGCAGCTTCACCCGCGGCACGAAGTAGCGCATCAAACCGATGAACAACACGATCCACACCGCCAGCGGCGCCACCAGCCAGACGTCGGCCTGGGCGAACAGGTAGATCGCCGACGCCGAGTACACGACCACGTACCAGATCGCATCGAAGGCCTGGGTGGTGGATTCGCGCAGCGACGGACCGGTCTGCATGATCCGGTTGGCGACGCGGCCCGCGAAGTCGTTCTGGAAGAAACTCAGGCTCTGCCGCAGCATGTAGCGATGGGTTTGCCAGCGCACCAGATTGGTCATGTTCGGATGCACGGTCTGGTTGAGCAACAGGTCGTGCAGGCCCAGGCAGACCGGCCGCGCGACCAGCATCACCAGCGCCATCCACAGCAGCTCGTCGCCGTGGCGGGCGAACAGCTCCGGAGCCGGCGTGGTGTTGACCAGGTCGACCACTTTGCCGAGGTAGTCGAACATCACCACCTCGACGATGGCGACGAAGAAACCGACTACGGTCAGGATCACGAAGATCGGCCAGGCCTGACGGATGAAGTGCCAATAAAACCCCGCGACCGAACGCGGCGGCATCTGCGCCGGCGCTGGACGGAACGGGTCGATCAACGATTCGAACCAACGAAAAATCATCATGGCGTTGTGCCTTGTTTGAGCGTGTCCATGCGAGGCGTGGCCGATCGGGCGCGGCCTGCGCTGGAACTGGAACGACTCCCGCCGCAGCGCCGATCCCGCGACGCGCCGGAACCGGCGCGGACGCGCGACGCATGCGAGCGAACAGGCGCCCGATGGGCGCCGGACGAGTAACGGGAGTGGGAGGCGGACGTGCGCGAGCGATCCAGGGCCACAGCGGCCTGGAACGAACAGCGGTCAGCCAAACGCAGCCCGGCGCGGATCCGAAACGAGCGGATCCCGGGCTGGGTACACCGACTTAACGGTGACGGACCTTGCCGGTGATTGTGAACTTCATCTTTCGCCTCTCCTTTCGACGGAGCCGATCCCGGAGCGTCATCGCGCGGCGGGCGTCGGCGGCGCGGCCAAGCCCCGTCGGGGGCGATATGGCCGGCAAACTGCGACCGGCGCGATGCCGGTGACCTGCAGCCCGGCGAGTTTAACCGCAGTCGGCGGCCCGAGTGTGCAGCACGGCTGAATGTCCGCGTTTCTTTTTGTAGCGATCGAGCGCTTGCGGTAGCAGTCGACGTGCGACGCGGTCTACGGCCCCGTGGCCCGATACAGGCGCGTGCGCTGCAGAAACTCTCGGGGCGCAGCCGTCGATGATGTTTTCGTGGTGCAAAAGAAGAAGGCCGGATCCTTGGGATCCGGCCTTCTGGGAAAAGCCCCTGGCGATGACCTACTCTTGCATGGCTTAAGCCACACTACCATCGGCGCATGTGCGTTTCACTTCCGAGTTCGGGATGGGATCGGGTGGTTCCACACAGCTATTATCACCAGGGAGAGGGTGGAGGGTCGCAGGTCTCGATGGATTGAGTTGCGCTCACGCTCACGTGGGTTTGCTTTCAACGGAATGGTACCCGTTGTCGGCGAATAGATTGGAATGTAGCGAGTCAGTGTTGGATTGGAGTGTCGACGCGTCGTCGAGTCCAAGGCCACTTGAGGTTATATGGTCAAGCCACACGGATCATTAGTACAGGTTAGCTCAATGCGTTGCCGCACTTACACACCCTGCCTATCAACCACCTAGTCTTGATGGTTCCTTTAGGGGAGTCGAGCTCCCGGGAGATCTCATCTTGAGGCGCGCTTCCCGCTTAGATGCTTTCAGCGGTTATCGCTTCCGAACATAGCTACCCGGCAGTGCCACTGGCGTGACAACCGGAACACCAGAGGTTCGTCCACTCCGGTCCTCTCGTACTAGGAGCAGCCCCTCTCAAATCTCCAACGCCCACGACAGATAGGGACCGAACTGTCTCACGACGTTCTGAACCCAGCTCGCGTACCACTTTAAATGGCGAACAGCCATACCCTTGGGACCGACTACAGCCCCAGGATGTGATGAGCCGACATCGAGGTGCCAAACACCGCCGTCGATATGAACTCTTGGGCGGTATCAGCCTGTTATCCCCGGAGTACCTTTTATCCGTTGAGCGATGGCCCTTCCATACAGAACCACCGGATCACTAAGACCTACTTTCGTACCTGCTTGATCCGTCGATCTTGCAGTCAAGCACGCTTATGCCTTTGCACACAGTGCGCGATGTCCGACCGCGCTGAGCGTACCTTCGTGCTCCTCCGTTACACTTTGGGAGGAGACCGCCCCAGTCAAACTACCCACCATACATGGTCCCCGACCCGGATAACGGGCCCAGGTTAGAACGTCAAGCACGACAGGGTGGTATTTCAAGGATGGCTCCACTGCAGCTAGCGCCACAGTTTCATAGCCTCCCACCTATCCTACACAGACGAACTCAACGTTCAATGTAAAGCTATAGTAAAGGTTCACGGGGTCTTTCCGTCTTGCCGCGGGAACGCTGCATCTTCACAGCGATTTCAATTTCACTGAGTCTCGGGTGGAGACAGCGCCGCTGTCGTTACGCCATTCGTGCAGGTCGGAACTTACCCGACAAGGAATTTCGCTACCTTAGGACCGTTATAGTTACGGCCGCCGTTTACTGGGGCTTCGATCAAGAGCTTCGCCTTGCGGCTAACCCCATCAATTAACCTTCCAGCACCGGGCAGGCGTCACACCCTATACGTCCACTTTCGTGTTTGCAGAGTGCTGTGTTTTTGATAAACAGTCGCAGCGGCCTGGTCACTGCGGCCCCCCTCAGCTATTAACCATGGAGGGCGCACCTTCTCCCGAAGTTACGGTGCTATTTTGCCTAGTTCCTTCACCCGAGTTCTCTCAAGCGCCTGAGAATTCTCATCCTGCCCACCTGTGTCGGTTTACGGTACGGTCTGCGTAAGCTGAAGCTTAGGAGCTTTTCCTGGAAGCGTGATATCAGCAGCCTAGCCCTAATGGGCCGGTCCTTAGTCTCAACGTTGCCCCCCCGGATTTGCCTAAGGGGACCGCCTCAACTCTCTCACCAGGACAACCAACGCCTGGCCTGCCTAACCTTCTCCGTCCCTCCATCGCACTTACGCGAGGTGCAGGAATATTAACCTGCTTCCCATCGACTACGCATTTCTGCCTCGCCTTAGGGGCCGACTCACCCTGCGTCGATTAACGTTGCGCAAGGAAACCTTGGGCTTTCGGCGTGCGGGCTTTTCACCCGCATTATCGTTACTCATGTCAGCATTCGCACTTCCGATACCTCCAGCAGACTTCTCAATCCACCTTCATCGGCTTACGGAACGCTCCTCTACCGCGCATACAAAGTATGCACCCCAAGCTTCGGTTCATCGCTTAGCCCCGTTAAATCTTCCGCGCAGACCGACTCGACCAGTGAGCTATTACGCTTTCTTTAAAGGGTGGCTGCTTCTAAGCCAACCTCCTGGCTGTCTGTGCCTTTCCACATCGTTCACCACTTAGCGATGAATTTGGGACCTTAGCTGTGGGTCTGGGTTGTTTCCCTTTTCACGACGGACGTTAGCACCCGCCGTGTGTCTCCCGGATAGTACGTACTGGTATTCGGAGTTTGCCATGGTTTGGTAAGTCGCAATGACCCCCTAGCCATAACAGTGCTCTACCCCCAGTAGTATTCGTCCGAGGCGCTACCTAAATAGCTTTCGAGGAGAACCAGCTATCTCCGGGTTCGATTAGCTTTTCACTCCTAATCACACCTCATCCCCTACCTTTGCAACGGGAGTGGGTTCGGGCCTCCAGTTGATGTTACTCAACCTTCACCCTGGGCATGACTAGATCACCCGGTTTCGGGTCTACTGCCCGCGACTATGCGCCCTTATCAGACTCGGTTTCCCTTCGCCTCCCCTATACGGTTAAGCTTGCCACGAACAGTAAGTCGCTGACCCATTATACAAAAGGTACGCAGTCACCCTTGCGGGCTCCTACTGCTTGTACGCACACGGTTTCAGGATCTATTTCACTCCCTTCACCAGGGTTCTTTTCGCCTTTCCCTCACGGTACTGGTTCACTATCGGTCGGTCAGGAGTATTTAGCCTTGGAGGATGGTCCCCCCATGTTCAGACAGGGTTTCTCGTGCCCCGCCCTACTCGATTTCATCGCATGAGCCCCTTCGCATACAGGGCTGTCACCTTCTACGGCGAACCTTTCCAGGTTCTTTTGCTGAAGCTCATGCAACTTAAGGGCTAGTCCCCGTTCGCTCGTCACTACTTAGGGAATCTCGGTTGATTTCTTTTCCTCCGGGTACTTAGATATTTCAGTTCTCCGGGTTCGCTTCCAGCAGCTATGTATTCACTGCAGGATACCTATTGCTAGGTGGGTTTCCCCATTCGGACATCGCGGGATCAATGCTTGTTGCCAGCTCCCCCACGCTTTTCGCAGGCTGCCACGTCCTTCATCGCCTCTGACCGCCAAGGCATCCACCGTGTGCGCTTATTCGCTTGACCATATAACCCCAAGTCGCCTCGGAGCCATAGGGTTCGGGGGTACAACGCCCGAACTCGAATATAACGACTCAATTAATAAAGTGTCTCTCGACACTCGCCTTAGCCTCTACGACACGTCTGGACATTCCGTCTCAAAACGCTCGCTACATTCCAGTTTTTCAAAGAACGCACCGCAGGCCTCAACGCCTTCGATGCTTCAAATCTTTATGTGTGTGCGCAATTCAGAGTTTTACCGCTCATTCCGTCAGGGTGGTGGGTCTGGGAGGACTCGAACCACCGGCCTCACCCTTATCAGGGGTGCGCTCTAACCACCTGAGCTACAGACCCAATGTACTGACTGACTGGCTGGTGGTGGAGCTTGTCGGGATCGAACCGACGACCCCCTGCTTGCAAAGCAGGTGCTCTCCCAGCTGAGCTAAAGCCCCATCGAAACGGGACGGTCCCGACACCACCCTGTGGTGGCGCGGAACTCTGAGTGCAGGTCACTTGTGCGGACGTCCGACGAGCAATTGGCTGTCTTTTGTCTCTAAAGGAGGTGATCCAGCCGCACCTTCCGATACGGCTACCTTGTTACGACTTCACCCCAGTCATCGGCCACACCGTGGCAAGCGCCCTCCCGAAGGTTAAGCTACCTGCTTCTGGTGCAACAAACTCCCATGGTGTGACGGGCGGTGTGTACAAGGCCCGGGAACGTATTCACCGCAGCAATGCTGATCTGCGATTACTAGCGATTCCGACTTCATGGAGTCGAGTTGCAGACTCCAATCCGGACTGAGATAGGGTTTCTGGGATTGGCTTGCCCTCGCGGGTTTGCAGCCCTCTGTCCCTACCATTGTAGTACGTGTGTAGCCCTGGCCGTAAGGGCCATGATGACTTGACGTCATCCCCACCTTCCTCCGGTTTGTCACCGGCGGTCTCCTTAGAGTTCCCACCATTACGTGCTGGCAACTAAGGACAAGGGTTGCGCTCGTTGCGGGACTTAACCCAACATCTCACGACACGAGCTGACGACAGCCATGCAGCACCTGTGTTCGAGTTCCCGAAGGCACCAATCCATCTCTGGAAAGTTCTCGACATGTCAAGGCCAGGTAAGGTTCTTCGCGTTGCATCGAATTAAACCACATACTCCACCGCTTGTGCGGGCCCCCGTCAATTCCTTTGAGTTTCAGTCTTGCGACCGTACTTCCCAGGCGGCGAACTTAACGCGTTAGCTTCGATACTGAGGGCCAAGTTGCCCCCAACATCCAGTTCGCATCGTTTAGGGCGTGGACTACCAGGGTATCTAATCCTGTTTGCTCCCCACGCTTTCGTGCCTCAGTGTCAGTGCTGGTCCAGGTAGCCGCCTTCGCCACAGATGTTCCTCCCGATATCTACGCATTTCACTGCTACACCGGGAATTCCGCTACCCTCTACCGCACTCTAGTAAGCCAGTTTCCAATGCCATTCCCAGGTTGAGCCCAGGGCTTTCACATCAGACTTAACAAACCACCTACGCACGCTTTACGCCCAGTAATTCCGAGTAACGCTTGCACCCTTCGTATTACCGCGGCTGCTGGCACGAAGTTAGCCGGTGCTTATTCTTCCGGTACCGTCATGACTCAAGGTTATTAACCCTAAGCTTTTCTTTCCGGACAAAAGTGCTTTACAACCCGAAGGCCTTCTTCACACACGCGGCATGGCTGGATCAGGCTTGCGCCCATTGTCCAATATTCCCCACTGCTGCCTCCCGTAGGAGTCTGGACCGTGTCTCAGTTCCAGTGTGGCTGATCATCCTCTCAGACCAGCTACGGATCGTCGCCTTGGTGGGCCTTTACCCCGCCAACTAGCTAATCCGACGTCGGCTCATCTATCTGCGTGAGGCCTTGCGGTCCCCCACTTTCACCCGTAGGTCGTATGCGGTATTAGCGTAAGTTTCCCTACGTTATCCCCCACAAATAGGCAGATTCCGACGTATTCCTCACCCGTCCGCCACTCGCCACCCAAGGAGCAAGCTCCTCTGTGCTGCCGTTCGACTTGCATGTGTTAGGCCTGCCGCCAGCGTTCACTCTGAGCCAGGATCAAACTCTTCACTTAAATTTTTCGACTCCGCCTTGCGGCTTCGTCAAAGCTTTGAGTGCAGACTTCGTCCAGGCCAATTACTCAAATAGCATTTGCATGCTGCTTTAAATCTTTGACTCTGTTCGAACGTCTGCAAGATGGACAACTATCCACTCGCCAGACGCCCGCACAAGTCACCTGCGCACACTGTCAAAGATCCTGGGAACCGGCCTCAGCGCCTGATTCCGTCCTCGTCACCGAAGTGCCCGAGGGAGCCGCACACTATACAGCAGTTTTCGTGAACGTCAACACCTGTCCGCGAATCTTTCTGCTGCTTCCCGAGCCTTCCGAACCGCCTTCTTTCGAAGCGTCCGTCCAACCGGGCCGCGCATCTTACAGCATCGTTTCGTTTCGTCAACCACCCGTCGAAACCGTCATGCCGTACCGCGCTCCGTTCGACCTCACCATCCGTCGACCGGGCCGCGCATCTTACAGCTTCGTTTCAGTTCGTCAACACTCACCGAAACCGCCGTCTTCTGCGCCCCGACAAACCATCACACCGTCTGCCGGGCCGCGCATCCTACAGCATGTTTTCGATTCGTCAATACGCTTCGAAAACCGCTGGTTTTGCGCGTTCCCGCATGCGCTGAACTGCTTGCGGGCCGCGCATCCTACAGCATGTTTTCGATTCGTCAACACGTATCGAAACCGCCGCGTTCTGCGCGTCCCGCCGATCGATGCTGCCGTCCGGCGGGCCGCGCATTATGCAGATGCGACCCCGGTTCGGGAAGGGGGCGACGAAAGTATTTTCGGACTGGCGCGTCTTGACGCCGCCGGGGCGCTCGACGATGTTTCGCCGCATCGTCCCGCGCCCAAGGAACCGGCCATGTCGAAAGCGTCCGCACTGCTGGTGTGCTGCCTGTTGGGGCTGGCGGGCTGCGCCGCCAGCGAGGGCCGCAGTTGGGTCGAGGTCGGCGGCGAGCGCTTCCAGGTGGAAGTGGCCAAGACCCGCGAGGAACGCGCGCGCGGATTGATGTTCCGCGACCGGATGCCGGCCGGCGACGGCATGGTGTTCGTGCACGACAGCGAAGACCTGCAGGCCTATTGGATGAAGAACACCAAGATTCCGCTGGACATCCTGTATTTCGACGCGCGGCGGCGGCTGGTGTCGCAGCAACGCAACGTGCCGCCGTGTTCGGCCGGCGACCGCTGCCCGCCTTATCCGAGCGAGGCGCCGGCCAAGTACGTGCTGGAGCTCAACGGCGGGCAGGCGGAGAAGTTGAAGCTGGAGACCGGGGCCGAGATGAAGTTCGGGCCGGGGATCGAGTGAGGGCGTTGCGGCGGTAGGGCGCAGGCGCCGTTATCGAGGATTCGTTGTCGCGACTTGCGTCGCTCCTACAAGGGCTGCGGCGGGAGCGCCTCAGACCTGCATCATCTCGAAGTCGTCCTTGGTGACGCCGCAGTCGGGGCAGGTCCAGGTGTCGGGGACGTCTT contains these protein-coding regions:
- a CDS encoding DUF192 domain-containing protein — encoded protein: MSKASALLVCCLLGLAGCAASEGRSWVEVGGERFQVEVAKTREERARGLMFRDRMPAGDGMVFVHDSEDLQAYWMKNTKIPLDILYFDARRRLVSQQRNVPPCSAGDRCPPYPSEAPAKYVLELNGGQAEKLKLETGAEMKFGPGIE